A section of the Flavobacteriales bacterium genome encodes:
- the rocD gene encoding ornithine--oxo-acid transaminase, with product MSIHSSIRTRTQQAIELEEHYGAHNYHPLPVVLDSGKGVFVWDVEGKRYYDFLSAYSAVNQGHCHPRLVKVMQEQATRMTLTSRAFYNSVLGEYARTVCTLFGYDRMLPMNTGAEAVETAIKMARKWGYEKKGIPAGQARVIVCEGNFHGRTITIVSMSTDPDSQGGFGPFTPGFEVIPYDDIPALERALEDPHVCAFLVEPIQGEKGVYVPADDYIPRAIAACKARNVLFIADEIQTGIARTGRLLASCHHSGCHCTKGLCEAREGVQRPDVVILAKALSGGMYPVSAVLADDAVMNVFTPGTHGSTYGGNPMGARLAIEALGIAQDEDLCGNADRLGELFRAEMRKLVDEYPFVKLVRGRGLLNALVIEARTAPDGSPRTAWELCLLLRDNGLLAKPTHGDIIRFAPPLVITAEQLMECVNIIRTSVRQFA from the coding sequence ATGTCGATCCACTCCAGCATCCGCACCCGCACGCAGCAGGCCATCGAGCTCGAGGAGCACTACGGGGCCCACAACTACCACCCCCTTCCGGTGGTGCTCGACAGCGGCAAGGGCGTGTTCGTATGGGACGTGGAAGGCAAGCGCTACTACGACTTCCTCAGCGCCTACAGCGCCGTGAACCAGGGCCACTGCCACCCGCGCCTCGTGAAGGTGATGCAGGAGCAGGCCACGCGCATGACGCTCACCAGCCGCGCCTTCTACAACAGCGTGCTCGGCGAGTACGCCCGCACCGTGTGCACCCTCTTCGGCTACGACCGCATGCTGCCCATGAACACCGGCGCCGAGGCCGTGGAGACCGCCATCAAGATGGCGCGCAAGTGGGGCTACGAGAAGAAGGGCATCCCGGCGGGGCAGGCCAGGGTCATCGTGTGTGAGGGCAACTTCCACGGCCGCACCATCACCATCGTCAGCATGAGCACCGACCCAGACAGCCAGGGCGGCTTCGGGCCGTTCACGCCCGGCTTCGAGGTGATCCCCTACGACGACATTCCGGCGCTGGAGAGGGCGCTGGAGGACCCGCACGTCTGCGCCTTCCTCGTGGAGCCCATCCAGGGCGAGAAGGGCGTGTACGTGCCGGCCGACGACTACATCCCCCGCGCCATCGCCGCCTGCAAGGCCCGCAACGTGCTCTTCATCGCGGACGAGATCCAGACCGGCATTGCGCGCACCGGCCGGCTGCTCGCCTCCTGCCACCACAGCGGCTGCCACTGCACCAAGGGCCTCTGCGAAGCACGCGAAGGGGTGCAGCGCCCCGATGTGGTGATCCTCGCCAAGGCCCTCAGCGGCGGCATGTACCCGGTGAGCGCCGTGCTGGCCGACGATGCGGTGATGAACGTCTTCACCCCCGGCACCCACGGCAGCACCTACGGCGGCAACCCCATGGGCGCGCGCCTGGCCATCGAGGCCCTGGGCATTGCGCAGGACGAGGACCTCTGCGGCAACGCCGACCGGCTCGGTGAGCTCTTCCGCGCCGAGATGCGGAAGCTGGTGGACGAGTACCCCTTCGTGAAGCTGGTGCGCGGCCGCGGGCTGCTGAATGCGCTCGTGATCGAAGCCCGCACGGCGCCGGATGGCAGCCCGAGGACGGCCTGGGAGCTCTGCCTGCTGCTGCGCGATAACGGCCTGCTGGCCAAGCCCACCCACGGCGACATCATCCGCTTCGCCCCGCCGCTGGTGATCACCGCCGAGCAGCTGATGGAGTGCGTGAACATCATCCGCACCAGCGTGCGGCAGTTCGCGTAG
- a CDS encoding type II toxin-antitoxin system RelE/ParE family toxin: protein MSLRPVWTIQADNTFGALLGYIRHEWGVTAARSFHEEVEHTVDLLVVFPEGGILERAELGIRSIPVARQVRLFYRVADDQLIILDFVDVRTQRFQRTRGNPP, encoded by the coding sequence ATGAGCCTCCGGCCGGTCTGGACCATCCAGGCGGACAACACCTTCGGAGCGCTCCTCGGATACATCCGGCATGAGTGGGGCGTGACCGCAGCACGGTCGTTCCACGAAGAGGTGGAACACACAGTGGACCTGCTGGTCGTTTTTCCCGAAGGCGGGATCCTCGAACGGGCCGAACTGGGTATCCGGAGCATTCCGGTCGCGCGGCAAGTGCGCCTCTTCTACCGGGTGGCCGATGACCAGTTGATCATCCTGGACTTCGTCGATGTGCGCACTCAGCGGTTCCAGCGCACGCGAGGGAACCCACCCTAG
- a CDS encoding transposase, whose protein sequence is MKKSRFTEAQIVGMLREHEAGKKVADLCREHGVSQPTFYQWKAKYSGLDANQLKEFKELKAKYARLEKMYTEAQMDRQVLKEIIEGKL, encoded by the coding sequence ATGAAGAAGAGCAGATTCACCGAGGCGCAGATCGTTGGGATGCTGCGCGAGCATGAGGCGGGCAAGAAGGTGGCGGACCTGTGCCGGGAGCACGGTGTGAGCCAGCCCACGTTCTACCAGTGGAAGGCCAAGTACAGCGGCCTGGACGCCAACCAGCTCAAGGAGTTCAAGGAGCTGAAGGCCAAGTATGCCCGGCTGGAGAAGATGTACACTGAGGCGCAGATGGACCGCCAGGTGCTCAAGGAGATCATCGAGGGAAAGTTGTAG